TTTGGTCTTCATATAAAACGATTGATATACATGAAACAACATCTCCACATTTAAAAATTGTGGTGTATCACATAATATATCCGTGGAACTATTATATTAAGCCAAGGGTACAAAAAGATTCATCGTGGGGACTCTTATTGGAACAAGGGAAAAACAGAAATACATAACTAAGATGATACATTTGCTTCGATACAGCTGATGGTTTCAAGATTATTCAAGACAAAATGACAATACGACCTTGGCCATAGAAATCATGCCCAAGAAGGAATGATTAGGCTTCAACAGACTGAATGACTGCACCATCATTACAGAAACCGACACATGCGTTGTTGCAGAGTCCCATGTCGAATTTCATCTCTTGGCCACGGAAAACTGTTACAAAATAGTTGACGTTACAAAATAGTTGACGTTATACATGAAACAACATCGGGAAATTTAAAAACtgttacaaaaataaaaataaatgtggtAAATGAAAATTACCATTTTCCATGTTGTCACAAACGGAAGTCATGCATCCAATTGTGCAGTACTCGGTCGCATTTGGTTCAGCTACAAAAGTAATTTGAACCACAAGTATGTAAATAATTTCTTATTAGTAGATAATTATCAAGAAGCTGGAAAGAATTAAAATGATATCTCTTTACCGGATTCATGGAGAAGATTCACCTTAGGATAGTCCCTAGGACATGTTGGGCCGCTTATGATTTTACAACCACAAGCACTTGCGCAGACTGGTCGGGAACCACCACCGAAACGGCAGACGTTGTAGCAGTTTCTGCCAGTCGTGTTCTTGCAGCAACTCTTGCCTTCTACTTGGACATGCTCCAGAACTAAATCGGACGCGTTTGTGGGATTGGCACCCCACCCCGTGAAACTGAAGGTTGAGGGCGGACTTTTGCTGCGCCCCGCAAAACAATTTACGGCCGGACGCGTTTGTGGGGTTTGTTCTGGCAGCATTTTCTGCCTCGACCAATATTTTTGGTgttattttgcgggtcggggcattatacggggtctgctagagaataTCTTAGATCATCTCTAGCAGACACCGTAAAAGGGCCGAACCAACAAAATGCCGCGAGTATACGAGTTTGACCCATTTTGATGGCCAGAACAAACCCCGTATCTTTCATCTGGCCCGTAATATTTTTACCGCAGCCCACAAAAAAATCCCTTCAGCCGGCATATATGATGTTTCACAGCGCAATTACGGGTCAAACCCTGTCCTACTCCCCCGCAGCTCCGCTGGGATTCAACTCCCACTCCGCCCTAATTTCTCGCGGCCTTGACCACGTGACCCTGCTATCTACATGGCCATGTGGCAATATATAATATGTGTTGAACTGAGCAAACAAGTTTCAAGACAGGTTGCTCCTTGGGCGCTAGAAAAGGCACATCACCACATGATGCGCCCACATGCTCCACAACAGTGTGGTGATGAATCCGTGATCCACAATAATGGAGGTGATGAATCCATTGCCCAGAATAGTAGAGCACAGGCTGTGCACGGATGGTTCAATGCAATGTTTCTTCTGCATGTCTCACGTTTTGTTGAAGAGGCTTCAGAAAACATAATTGCAAACCGTCAAGTAGCTTAGCCAGGTGGTCCAAAGGATAATAAGAATTGATACTTAAGCCAAACAAGCCATGCACATGATAACAACAAGCCAACAACCATAACATGATGCAGCCTCAACCTAGTTCTGGTCCACTATCCCACTAAGTGTGTTAGCATTTGAATATACATCATACCTATTCTGACACAAAAAACCAATGGTCCTCAGTGATGACTAACCCCTCAGACCTTATTCTTGTCTCTCACATCTCTATCTATTCTCCCCGGCAAGAAAATAAAACTCTGCTTGGATAATTGAAAGGCGGAAATCAATAGGGTGAGTTAATGTCTATAACGACAAGCATACCGAAAATAAGAATGAGTGCTTCTTTCCATGAAAACGATGATGGACTACATTCTGAGCGAAGCATGAACGGCATGGCTCATGGTCCACAACATCTAGTTCCACAAATAAATATGAAACGACTATATGTAAATGCAAAATATATgactatttaaaaaaaattgcctTATTTTCCAAGTAGTTGGGTCGACTAATTTGTATGGGCTGTGAAAAGACCAGCCATCGCAATGACATGTGTGTTCTAAGGCGCGGGTAAACCTAAAAAGGAAGACACATTGAAGGATCAAACTCACGACCTAAAACACCAGCCACCCACTTGAACTAATATGTCATGCTA
This genomic stretch from Hordeum vulgare subsp. vulgare chromosome 6H, MorexV3_pseudomolecules_assembly, whole genome shotgun sequence harbors:
- the LOC123402438 gene encoding thionin BTH7-like, which translates into the protein MLPEQTPQTRPAVNCFAGRSKSPPSTFSFTGWGANPTNASDLVLEHVQVEGKSCCKNTTGRNCYNVCRFGGGSRPVCASACGCKIISGPTCPRDYPKVNLLHESAEPNATEYCTIGCMTSVCDNMENVFRGQEMKFDMGLCNNACVGFCNDGAVIQSVEA